Genomic window (Paenibacillus sp. 37):
ACCGATGTTGGCTGCAAGTTCAACATGAACGTTATCCACCGTTACCGTTGGCTCATCACGAAGTTTTCTCCACTCTGCACGTTGTGCATCATACTGTTCCTGTTTGGCACGGTATTCAGCAATAACTTCATCAGTAGGGTTAACCAGTACGTGACCATCCAGACCGTCAACAATGATCATATCGCCTTGTTTCGCTTGAGCCAAAATGTCCTTGGTTCCAACGACAGCAGGAATTTCAAGAGAGCGAGCCATGATCGCTGAGTGAGAAGTACGTCCACCAATGTTAGTTGCGAAACCTTTAACAAATTGGCGGTTCAATTGAGCCGTGTCGGAAGGTGTTAGATCCTCCGCAAGCACGATCACTTCTTCATTGATCTCAGCTGGACTCATGAAGTCGATACCAAGCAAGTGATTTAGCACACGTTTGGTAACGTCACGCATATCTGCAGCACGTTCCTGCAGGTAAGCACTCTTCATGTTCTCAAACATGGAGATAAATTGCGATGCCGTTTCGTTCAAAGCAAATTCTGCATTGATCATGTCATCTGCAATTCTAGCTTTAACCGGATCAATCAATTCCGGGTCATTCAGAATGAGCAAATGCGAAGCAAAAATCTCAGCTTTTTTCTCGCCAAGCTCTTGTAAAGTGCGCTCTTTGATCGCCTCAAGCTCAGCCTGGGATTTACCCAGAGCTGAGTCGAGTTTCGCGATCTCTGCGTCAACGTCGTTGATTTGGCGTTTTTCTACAGAGTAATCAGGATGCTCCAAGATAAACGCCTTGGCGATAGCAATACCCGCCGAAGCCGCGATCCCGGAGACATTAAGCATTAATTTCGCCCAACCCTTCGTTAACCATAACGTCAGTCAAAGCTTGAAGAGCTTCAGCTTCGCCTTCGCCTTCAACGATGATGCTGATAGTGTCGCCTTGTTCCAATCCGAGGGAAAGAACACCCAGAATAGATTTCAACGTTACTTTTTTACCGTTAGCTTCTGCAAAGGATTCTGCACCTTTGAATTTGTTTGCTGTATTTACCAGGGCTGTCGCCGGACGTGCGTGGATACCATCTTCGTCTGTAATTCTGAATGTTTGTTGCATTACAATCATCTCACTTTCAGTAGTTTGGTTTAGGCATTGCATATATTTACACTTGCTTGCCATCGTCGTAACACTTCTTATTTTATCTCAATGATTGGCTGTTCGCCAACTTTCAGCACTCCACTCTTCTTCAGAGTTACCGTGGAGCCCTCTGGCAGGTTGGTGAAAATAACTGGTGAAATGATCGAAGGTGCGTTTGCTTTGACATACTCCAGATCCACTTCCATAATCGGCTGACCTGCCGATACCAGATCACCTTCCTGTACCAGTACGTTAAAGCCTTGACCTTTCAACTTCACCGTATTAACACCTATATGAACAAGCACTTCCTTGCCACCATCGGACATGATGCCCACGGCATGTTTGCTTGGAAATACATTAAACACTTTACCATACACAGGAGAAGTTATCGTACCATCATGTGGCAAAATTGCGAATCCATCACCTGTCATTTTCTCAGCAAAGACCGGATCAGGTACGTTTGTAATGTCCAGTAATTCACCATTAACTGGCATGACAATATCCTCAGCAACGATGCGCTCGCCTTGCTCACCTTGTGCCTTCTCCTCTTCAGGAGTTGGTTTGGCAGCTGCTGGCGTTGGTGCTGGTGTTCGTCCTGCAATAATATCCTGCATTTGAGATTTGATCGTGTCGGA
Coding sequences:
- a CDS encoding HPr family phosphocarrier protein; this encodes MQQTFRITDEDGIHARPATALVNTANKFKGAESFAEANGKKVTLKSILGVLSLGLEQGDTISIIVEGEGEAEALQALTDVMVNEGLGEINA